A genomic region of Friedmanniella luteola contains the following coding sequences:
- the rpsL gene encoding 30S ribosomal protein S12: MPTIQQLVRKGRADKVSKNKTPALKGSPQRRGVCTRVYTTTPKKPNSALRKVARVRLSSGVEVTAYIPGVGHNLQEHSMVLVRGGRVKDLPGVRYKIIRGSLDTQGVKNRKQARSRYGAKKEK, from the coding sequence GTGCCCACAATTCAGCAGTTGGTCCGCAAGGGCCGGGCGGACAAGGTGAGCAAGAACAAGACGCCGGCGCTCAAGGGTTCGCCCCAGCGTCGCGGTGTGTGCACCCGCGTGTACACCACCACCCCCAAGAAGCCGAACTCCGCTCTGCGCAAGGTGGCGCGTGTCCGTCTCTCCTCGGGGGTCGAGGTCACGGCCTACATCCCCGGCGTCGGCCACAACCTGCAGGAGCACTCGATGGTGCTCGTCCGCGGCGGTCGCGTGAAGGACCTGCCCGGCGTCCGCTACAAGATCATCCGCGGCTCGCTCGACACGCAGGGCGTGAAGAACCGCAAGCAGGCTCGCAGCCGCTACGGCGCGAAGAAGGAGAAGTAA
- the rpsG gene encoding 30S ribosomal protein S7, which yields MPRKGPAPKRPLPVDPVYGSPLVTQLVSKILVDGKKTIAQGIVYTALDGTRTKTGTDPVQTLKRALDNVRPALEVKSRRVGGATYQVPIEVKPNRATTLAMRWLVSFARARREKTMSERLMNEILDASNGLGAAVKRREDTHKMAEANKAFAHYRW from the coding sequence ATGCCACGCAAGGGCCCCGCCCCGAAGCGTCCGCTGCCGGTCGACCCGGTCTACGGCTCCCCGCTGGTCACCCAGCTGGTGAGCAAGATCCTGGTCGACGGCAAGAAGACCATCGCCCAGGGCATCGTCTACACCGCGCTCGACGGCACCCGCACCAAGACCGGCACCGACCCGGTGCAGACCCTGAAGCGCGCGCTGGACAACGTCCGCCCCGCGCTGGAGGTCAAGAGCCGTCGTGTCGGTGGCGCCACCTACCAGGTCCCGATCGAGGTCAAGCCGAACCGCGCGACCACCCTCGCGATGCGCTGGCTGGTCAGCTTCGCCCGTGCCCGTCGCGAGAAGACGATGTCCGAGCGCCTCATGAACGAGATCCTCGACGCCTCCAACGGCCTCGGTGCCGCCGTGAAGCGTCGCGAGGACACGCACAAGATGGCCGAGGCCAACAAGGCCTTCGCCCACTACCGCTGGTAA
- the tuf gene encoding elongation factor Tu, whose amino-acid sequence MAKAKFERTKPHVNIGTIGHIDHGKTTLTAAITKVLHDKYPTLNQASAFDQIDKAPEERQRGITISIAHVEYQTESRHYAHVDCPGHADYIKNMITGAAQMDGAILVVAATDGPMPQTREHVLLARQVGVPAIVVALNKCDMVDDEEILELVELEVRELLSEYEYDGDETPVVRVAAFPALNGDEKWGDSIMELMAAVDTAIPQPVREIDKPFLMPVEDVFTITGRGTVITGRIERGVVKVNETVDIIGIRTTKQTTTVTGVEMFRKLLDEGQAGENVGLLLRGTKREDVERGMVVIKPGTTTPHTDFEARVYILSKEEGGRHTPFFNNYRPQFYFRTTDVTGVVNLPEGTDMVMPGDNTDMSVQLIQPIAMEEELKFAIREGGRTVGAGRVTKILK is encoded by the coding sequence GTGGCCAAGGCCAAGTTCGAGCGGACTAAGCCGCACGTCAACATCGGCACCATCGGGCACATCGACCACGGCAAGACCACGCTGACCGCGGCGATCACCAAGGTGTTGCACGACAAGTACCCGACCCTCAACCAGGCGTCGGCGTTCGACCAGATCGACAAGGCGCCCGAAGAGCGTCAGCGCGGCATCACCATCTCCATCGCGCACGTCGAGTACCAGACGGAGTCGCGGCACTACGCGCACGTCGACTGCCCCGGTCACGCCGACTACATCAAGAACATGATCACCGGCGCCGCTCAGATGGACGGTGCCATCCTCGTGGTCGCCGCCACTGACGGCCCGATGCCGCAGACCCGCGAGCACGTCCTGCTGGCCCGCCAGGTCGGCGTGCCTGCGATCGTCGTCGCGCTGAACAAGTGCGACATGGTCGACGACGAGGAGATCCTGGAGCTCGTCGAGCTCGAGGTCCGCGAGCTCCTCAGCGAGTACGAGTACGACGGCGACGAGACCCCCGTCGTCCGCGTGGCCGCTTTCCCGGCGCTGAACGGCGACGAGAAGTGGGGCGACTCGATCATGGAGCTCATGGCCGCCGTCGACACCGCGATCCCGCAGCCGGTCCGCGAGATCGACAAGCCGTTCCTGATGCCCGTCGAGGACGTCTTCACGATCACCGGTCGTGGCACCGTCATCACCGGCCGCATCGAGCGCGGTGTGGTCAAGGTCAACGAGACCGTCGACATCATCGGCATCCGCACCACCAAGCAGACCACCACGGTCACCGGCGTGGAGATGTTCCGCAAGCTCCTCGACGAGGGCCAGGCGGGCGAGAACGTCGGCCTCCTGCTCCGCGGCACCAAGCGCGAGGACGTCGAGCGCGGCATGGTCGTGATCAAGCCGGGCACGACCACCCCGCACACCGACTTCGAGGCGCGCGTCTACATCCTCTCGAAGGAGGAGGGCGGCCGTCACACGCCGTTCTTCAACAACTACCGCCCGCAGTTCTACTTCCGGACGACGGACGTGACCGGTGTGGTGAACCTCCCCGAGGGCACCGACATGGTGATGCCGGGTGACAACACGGACATGTCCGTGCAGCTCATCCAGCCCATCGCCATGGAGGAGGAGCTGAAGTTCGCCATCCGTGAGGGTGGTCGCACCGTCGGCGCCGGCCGGGTCACCAAGATCCTCAAGTGA
- the fusA gene encoding elongation factor G: MAVDIETDLSKVRNIGIMAHIDAGKTTTTERILFYTGINYKIGEVHDGAATMDWMEQEQERGITITSAATTCHWHDTQINIIDTPGHVDFTVEVERSLRVLDGAVAVFDGVAGVEPQSQTVWRQADRYKVPRICFINKLDRTGASFDFCVSTIKSRLMAVPAILQLPIGSEGGFLGVVDVVRMRALTWRGETTIGEDYAVEEIPADMLEQAQQAHADLVELVAEYDDTLMEAYLAEDEASMTPELIDAAIRRAVLSSQITAVLCGSAFKNKGVQPLLDAVIAYLPSPLDVPAIDGFKPGDESTVIERHPDSSDPFSALAFKIAADPHLGRLTYIRLYSGKLEAGSTVLNSTKGRKERIGKIYQMHANKREEIASVGAGQIVAVMGLKDTTTGETLSDPANPVVLESMDFPAPVIEQAIEPKTKSDQEKLGVAIQRLAEEDPTFRVHTDEETGQTIIAGMGELHLEVLIDRMKREFRVEANIGKPQVAYRETLRRPVTKIEYTHKKQSGGSGQYARVIIDLEPLEPGSGYEFVNAVTGGRIPKEYIPAVDHGIQDAMQFGVLAGYAVEDIKVTLQDGAYHDVDSSELAFKIAGSMVFKEAARRADPALLEPVMAVEVTTPEDYMGTVIGDLNSRRGQIQAMNDLHGNKVVEALVPLSEMFGYVGDLRSKTSGQASYSMEFHAYAETPKSVSDEIIQKARGE, translated from the coding sequence ATGGCTGTCGACATCGAAACCGACCTGTCCAAGGTCCGCAACATCGGCATCATGGCTCACATCGATGCTGGCAAGACCACCACGACCGAGCGCATTCTCTTCTACACCGGTATCAACTACAAGATCGGTGAGGTGCACGACGGCGCGGCCACGATGGACTGGATGGAGCAGGAGCAGGAGCGCGGCATCACCATCACGTCCGCCGCGACGACCTGCCACTGGCACGACACCCAGATCAACATCATCGACACGCCCGGCCACGTGGACTTCACCGTCGAGGTGGAGCGTTCGCTCCGCGTCCTCGACGGCGCCGTCGCCGTGTTCGACGGCGTGGCCGGGGTCGAGCCGCAGAGCCAGACCGTGTGGCGTCAGGCCGACCGCTACAAGGTGCCGCGCATCTGCTTCATCAACAAGCTGGACCGGACCGGTGCGAGCTTCGACTTCTGCGTCTCGACGATCAAGAGCCGCCTGATGGCCGTCCCGGCCATCCTGCAGCTGCCGATCGGATCCGAGGGCGGCTTCCTCGGCGTCGTCGACGTCGTGCGCATGCGGGCCCTCACCTGGCGCGGCGAGACCACGATCGGCGAGGACTACGCCGTCGAGGAGATCCCGGCCGACATGCTGGAGCAGGCGCAGCAGGCGCACGCCGACCTCGTCGAGCTCGTCGCGGAGTACGACGACACGTTGATGGAGGCCTACCTGGCCGAGGACGAGGCGTCCATGACGCCCGAGCTGATCGACGCGGCGATCCGCCGTGCCGTGCTCTCCTCCCAGATCACCGCCGTCCTCTGCGGCAGCGCCTTCAAGAACAAGGGCGTCCAGCCCCTGCTCGACGCGGTCATCGCCTACCTGCCGTCCCCGCTGGACGTGCCGGCCATCGACGGGTTCAAGCCCGGCGACGAGTCGACCGTCATCGAGCGGCACCCGGACTCGAGCGACCCGTTCTCCGCGCTGGCCTTCAAGATCGCGGCCGACCCGCACCTGGGTCGCCTCACCTACATCCGCCTCTACTCGGGCAAGCTCGAGGCCGGCTCCACGGTGCTGAACAGCACCAAGGGCCGCAAGGAGCGGATCGGGAAGATCTACCAGATGCACGCCAACAAGCGTGAGGAGATCGCCAGCGTCGGCGCCGGCCAGATCGTCGCCGTGATGGGTCTGAAGGACACCACCACGGGCGAGACGCTGTCCGACCCGGCGAACCCCGTCGTGCTGGAGTCCATGGACTTCCCCGCGCCGGTCATCGAGCAGGCCATCGAGCCGAAGACGAAGTCCGACCAGGAGAAGCTGGGTGTCGCCATCCAGCGCCTCGCCGAGGAGGACCCCACCTTCCGGGTCCACACCGACGAGGAGACCGGTCAGACGATCATCGCCGGGATGGGCGAGCTGCACCTTGAGGTGCTGATCGACCGGATGAAGCGCGAGTTCCGCGTCGAGGCCAACATCGGCAAGCCGCAGGTGGCCTACCGGGAGACGCTGCGTCGTCCGGTGACCAAGATCGAGTACACCCACAAGAAGCAGTCGGGCGGCTCGGGCCAGTACGCCCGGGTGATCATCGACCTCGAGCCCCTGGAGCCCGGCTCCGGCTACGAGTTCGTGAACGCCGTGACCGGTGGCCGGATCCCCAAGGAGTACATCCCCGCGGTGGACCACGGCATCCAGGACGCCATGCAGTTCGGCGTGCTCGCCGGCTACGCGGTGGAGGACATCAAGGTGACGCTGCAGGACGGCGCCTACCACGACGTCGACTCCTCCGAGCTCGCGTTCAAGATCGCCGGCTCCATGGTCTTCAAGGAGGCCGCCCGTCGTGCCGACCCGGCCCTGCTGGAGCCGGTGATGGCGGTCGAGGTGACCACCCCGGAGGACTACATGGGCACCGTCATCGGTGACCTGAACTCCCGCCGCGGGCAGATCCAGGCCATGAACGACCTGCACGGCAACAAGGTCGTCGAGGCCCTGGTGCCGCTGTCGGAGATGTTCGGCTACGTCGGCGACCTGCGGTCGAAGACGTCCGGCCAGGCGTCGTACTCGATGGAGTTCCACGCCTACGCCGAGACGCCGAAGTCGGTCTCCGACGAGATCATCCAGAAGGCCCGCGGCGAGTGA
- a CDS encoding MOSC domain-containing protein — protein MGHILSVNVGRAEPNPYKSARSTGIGKRPVTGPVELRAPGAKRGGLGSGLVGDFIGDTRHHGGDLQAVYAFQREDLDAWEARLGRALPDGSFGENLTTTGMDVNEARVGEVWQIGDTAQLRVTSPRIPCATFRGWMGERAWAKTFVEAGRPGTYLSVVVPGTVAAGDRVEVVHRPDHDVTAALVFRATTTERDLLPSLLAAGDDLEPEIAEAARERRLVVLD, from the coding sequence GTGGGTCACATCCTCTCCGTCAACGTCGGCCGTGCCGAGCCGAACCCGTACAAGTCGGCCCGCTCGACGGGGATCGGCAAGCGGCCGGTGACCGGTCCGGTCGAGCTGCGGGCGCCCGGCGCCAAGCGCGGCGGCCTGGGCAGCGGGCTGGTCGGCGACTTCATCGGCGACACCCGGCACCACGGTGGCGACCTGCAGGCGGTCTACGCCTTCCAGCGCGAGGACCTGGACGCCTGGGAGGCCCGGCTCGGCCGGGCCCTGCCCGACGGCTCGTTCGGGGAGAACCTCACCACCACCGGGATGGACGTCAACGAGGCCCGCGTCGGCGAGGTGTGGCAGATCGGCGACACCGCACAGCTGCGCGTGACCTCACCCCGCATCCCCTGCGCCACGTTCCGCGGCTGGATGGGGGAGCGGGCCTGGGCCAAGACCTTCGTCGAGGCCGGCCGCCCGGGCACCTACCTGAGCGTCGTGGTGCCCGGCACCGTCGCGGCCGGCGACCGGGTGGAGGTCGTGCACCGGCCCGACCACGACGTCACCGCCGCTCTGGTGTTCCGGGCCACCACCACCGAGCGGGACCTGCTGCCGTCGCTGCTCGCCGCGGGCGACGACCTCGAGCCCGAGATCGCCGAGGCGGCCCGCGAACGCCGGCTCGTCGTCCTCGACTGA